CATCAACCAGGTACGCGGCAGGGTGGGGGCGTTCCAGTACACTACGCTCGGAAACAAAGCCAACGCCACCGCGATCCTCATGCGCGAGCGCCAGCTCGAACTGTCGGGTGAGCAGAGCCGGTACTTCGACCTGCTGCGCTGGGGCGTGATCAAAACCGTCCTCAACGCCGAACTGAAAGCACAGTATGGCGCGGAAACTTTCCAGGATAAACATGTACTGCTGCCCATTCCGCAGCAGGAAAAAGATACCAACCCCAATGTGGCGAATGATGTCGCCAATAGTTGGAACTAGGTGGAATCGTGTATTTTGGTGCAGGCAGGCCGTTGCGATTTATGGTCTGCCTGTTTTTTATTAGTTCATCCGCGGCTCGATGTAGAGCGTGTTGCTGGCCATGTCCCACTCAGAAACATGCGTGGGCGAAACTACCCGCAGCGATGGCTGGTCGAACGCTTTGGGATATAGCATGAGCGTGCAGATATCCGTGGCGGAGATGTATGGGGAATTGGATTTTCCGTGGATATGCCCGGAGGATTTGCGGCCATGGGGCACCATGAGCGGGTTGGTATGGAATTCGGTGCGGTTGACAAGCGTGTTGTTTTGGTCGAACTCCAGCAGGTAATCGTTCCCCAGCACGAAAACGTTGCTGCGCACGGGAACCGACATCACGTATACTTTCCGGGTGTTACCTTCCACGATGGGCACCACGGAAAAGTAGGTGTCGCGCACTTTTTTGAAGCCAGGGTCGGTCTTCAGCATGTCGGTTACCAGGTTCCAGAGTTCCCAGATGGCGGTTTCCTGGGCGGTCATGTGGCGGCCAACTTCCATGTGTGCGGTTTGCGGCCTGCCGGATGCGTCGAACCGGAAACTGGTGACCACGGGGTTTTGGCTGGAACCGCGGTGGGGCATGATCAGGGTAAACTCCTGGCCATTGCGGTAGCTGAGGTAATCGCTGGCGCGGAGCGATACGCGGCCCGTGGTATCGGCTTCTATCAGTTCGATACCGGTTTTGCAGATCTGGATGTGTTGGTAGAGGAGCATTCCTTCCGCACGGATGGAATCGGCGATCATCGCGAGGTTTTCCTGGGCGGAGGTGTGTACGGAACACACCGCTCCCAATGCGATCAACAGGATTTTCTTCATAGGATAGGATATAATACCCCGGAAATATACGATAATCCGGGAAACCTCATAGCCTCCGGAGGCAAATCCGTTAACCCAAACCCCGCATCCGTTAATTTCCTGTTCTTTACAGTCGTTTATTTCGTCAACTTCGTTGTCAAAGCAGAGGAGTTGTTCTATGATAACAGGTTGGATATTCGGCGCGGTCGCATCGGGGCTGTTGATCATGTGGGGGGTAAGATCGTATGGATGTACGGTCCGGCTGCGTAAACGATTGACGGCTCAGGCAGAACTGCTCCGCAAGCAAGGGGCTGAATTGGAGAGAATGGAGGGTTTGTTGGGATTGAAATTGTTGCAGGCGAGGCTCAACCCCCATTTTCTCTTCAACTCCCTCAATTCCATCCAGTATTTTATCAGTCTGGACGATAAAAAAACTTCCCTTCAATACATCGGGAGGTTTTCGGCGTTTCTCCGCAAAATGATACAGTTTGGCGACGAAACGGCCATCCAGCTGCACGACGAAACGGAACTGGTGCGCGATTACCTCTTGCTGGAGCAATATCGCTTCCCCGATCGTTTCGATTTCGTTATCATGACTTTAGGCGATGCCGGACTGGAAGAAGTGCCTCCTTTCCTTACGCATCACCTGGTGGAGGAAGCACTCTACAAAGGCGTGCTCCATCTCGACCGCTCGGAAAAAGGAATGATTCGCATAGAAGTAAGACCGGAAGGAGACAGTATCCGCATGGAAATCACCGACAACGGCATTAACGGGCATTTCGGAAAAGACATGGAAAGCCATGCCGCCATGCTCGAAGAACGCATCAACCGATTCAACGCCCTCCATACCCGGAACATCCGGCTCGAAAGCCGGAAGGCTGTCGACGGATCGGGGCGCGAAAACACGACCGTCGTCACCATCCGATGAAAAAAACACCGTATCTTGTTACCACCTCAAAACCCTTATATGAAATGCAAAGCGCTCATTGTGGAAGATGAAATCCTGAGCCGCGAGTTTCTTTCCAATATGGTCCGCGAGCACTGCCCGCAGCTGGAGCTCGCCGGCACCGCGTCCACTGTCGACGAAGCGGTGCAGATGATCGAAACCCTTTCCCCGCAGCTGGTATTCCTGGATATCGAAATGCAGACGGGCACGGGATTCGATGTGTTGCAGCGCGCTTCCGGCCATAAGTTCCACGTCATCTTCACCACGGCGTTCGACCACTACGCTATCCGCGCCATCAAATTCTCCGCCGTCGATTACCTCCTCAAGCCCATCGCCTACGACGAGCTGCAGGAAGCAGTCGCCAAAGCCCTCCGGCAAATGGAATCCACCGGCGAAGATAACCGCCTCGACCTCCTCCTTAAAAATATTTCCCGCCCCGCGGGCGACGATTTCTGCATCAGCCTTTCCACTTCGGAAGGCGTTGATTTCGTGCCGCTTTCGACCATCATCCGCCTCGAAGCCAAGGGCCCATATACCATCTTTTTCCTAAAAGACGGCCGGCAGATCATGGTGAGCCGCAACCTGAAAGAATACGAAAACACCTTGCAGGAATACGGTTTCTTCCGCATTCACAATTCCAACATCATCAACCTGAAAGATGTAAAACGCTGGGTGAAGACCGACGGTGGCTACGCCATCATGAGCGACGGCGCGATGGTCGCCATTTCCCCTAAAAAGAAGGAAGATTTCATGACATTGATGACAAAGCGGATGGTGTAAGCTGCCGCAGTTCTTCCATCGCCTGTTCCATCACTTGCCTGATTTTTTGCAGTTGTGCGGGCGCGGCTGTCCGGTTTTGCTGGAGGGCGCGCAATTCCGCGCCGATATGCTCTGCCAGTCCGAAAAAGCCTGCGGAAGTGCTCAGGGTATGCGCGATTTTGTAGAGTTGTTCCCCGTTGCCGGCGGCTGCGGCTTTTTCGAGGGCTTTGATGTCTTTGGGGGCTTGCTGCAAAAAGGTGCGGATCATCTCCTGCATGAACGCTGCGTTGTAGCGCGTTTGCTCACGGAGGAAGCGGAGATCCGCCACGGAAGCAGGCCGGTTGCCGGCGATGACGCTCAGCAGTTCCTGTTCGCGAAAAGGTTTGGACAGGTATCCGTTCATTCCCGCGGCGAGACATTTTTCCTTTTCACCGCTGAAAGCGTGTGCGGTGATGGCCACGATGGGGATCTGCAACGCCAGCTCCTCGCGGATCTTGCGGGTGGCGGCGTATCCGTCCATCCCGGGGATCTGGATGTCCATGAGAATAAGATCGACGGTATTCTTACGCAGCCAGGCGAGGGCTTTGGTTCCGCTGTTGACGCCGAATGCCGTGTAGCCGTTGTTTTCCAGCATGAGCCGGGTCATTTTTTGGTTGAGGACATTGTCTTCCACCACTAAAACCCTGCAACCCGCGCCCCCTGCGGCGGCAGCTTCGGGCTGGCGCTGTTCCCCGAACGACGCGGCTTTTACGAAAGGAAGTTTCACGATAAACTCCGTTCCTTTTCCCGGCTTGCTTTCCAGCGAAATGGAACCGCCCATGATCTGCGCCAGCTCCCGCGCGATGGCGAGGCCCAGCCCCGACCCGCCGAACTTCCGGGAGATAGCCGTATCTGCCTGGGTGAACCGCTCGAAAACGGCGGCCTGTTTGGCGGCGGAAATCCCGATGCCGGTGTCGCGGATACGGAACACGGCGCGCAGGGAATGAGGAGTGTCCGCTTCGACGGTACAGGTGATGGCGATGCTGCCTTTTTCGGTGAATTTGACGGCGTTGCCGATGATGTTGAGCAATATCTGGGACACGCGCATGCTGTCGCCCAGGAGCGGCTGCGCGAGTGGCTCGCTGATTGTGCAGGTATATTCCAGCTCCTTGCTGCGTACTTTGGGATCGAGCATGAGGCCAATGGCATGTAACATCTGCGGGATGTTCAGCGGCGCCGCGGCCACCGTGATTTTACCGGCGTCCAGCTTGCTGAGGTCCATGATGTCGTTGATGGTCGACAATAAATTGCTGCCCGACGTACAAATGGCTTCCAGGTATTCGTTCTGCCGTGACGACAACCGCGTTTTCTTCAACAGTTCCGTAAAACCCAGAATGGCGGTCAGCGGCGTTCGCAGCTCATGGCTCATGTTCGCCACAAACTCCGATTTCGCTTTCGACGAATCTTCCGCCATCACCCGCGCTTTTTCCAGTTGTTCTTCAATGGTTTTCCGGAGGAAGAAAGTCGGAATATCTGCCTGGCTCACGGAAGCCGCCGGGGCACCGCTTTCCTGCGATAATCTTTTGAGATGCTCGTTCATCTTATGCGGCGGCGACATCACGAAGGTGCATTGCGCGTCTCCCTTCGCGCGGCAGCTGACTTCCACGGCGGTGAGCGGCAGCCCGAAGCTTTCCTGGCACCAGCCCGTGGAATATCCCGCGCTCATGATGCATACCGGTGCATCCGATTTTGCGCCGGCCCGCACCCACGCATCCGCTTCAAACGAAAACGGATGGTGGTAATGCAGGAAATAATTATCGTCGGGCGTGGGCGAACTGGTGGGCAGGATGTCCACAAAAGCCCAGCCCGTATAAGCGAAATGCACCGGCCCCGCCGACAGGCGCGACAACGGGTCGGTGACATTCATTTTGGCGTGAAAAGCCTTGGCGTCGTTGATGCCGATGGCATGCGAAATATCGAACAGGAAATCGCGCCCGATACCGAAAGCCTCGATCTGGCTGCGGTCGGCATACAAGTGCATGATGCTGTCGAGAAAATCTTTGGAAAAAGCCGAAGCCCTCACCAATACATATCGCTCGTCCGAAATCTCGATGGTGCCTTCGGATGGGCGCATGCGGATGTCGGAGAAATACGCTTTCACTTTTTCTTCCGCAGCGCGGAAATAAGGACTGAACTCCGCCGGAACTTTGACGGAGGGGGCATCGGTAGTTGGCAGAGGATGCGGGGCGGAAGCGGCAGCTTCCAGTTCCCTGATCCGGTTTTTCAATGCTGCAATTTGATCAGTTGCTTTCATGTTTTTCAGGCAATGGCGTCTGCAGGACGAACGGCCGTCCGCGACCGGGGTATTTCCTTCGGGGAATCTCCCAGTAAAATACGATAATCTTTCGGGTTGATGGGCTTAAAAAATTCGTAAGGAATCCAACGGGTGGCAGTTGTGCGCAGGCCCATGTCCCGCATCAGCTGATCCAGATGCATGAAGTTGAAAGGCGCCACGCAGGTGCCACTGAACTCCCCGGCAATTGGCCGCCCTGTTTTCCGCCAGTTGTCCATATAAGCCATATCGTCGCGGATCTGTTCGGGAGCGGGAAGGCGCAAACTTCCTTGTGCGTAACGCAGCAGCCAATGGGCTGCCACTTCGGATGTGAGGGTAGTGAACAGGCTGGAATTGTATCCCACGAATCCAAGGTTCGGGACATTGGGGTGTACTATGTTGCGGAACAGTCGGAAGTGGCCTTTTTCGCCGATAATATGTTTGCGGTCTTGCTCGTCGAGGAAGTGCAGGGTTTGACGGAAGCCTGTTCCGCAAACAAGTAAGTCGGCCTGGATCGTGGAGCCGTTCGCGAGATGGATCGTATCGCCGTCGATCCGCGCGATTTTCGTTTGTTGCGCCCGGATAGCACCGCTTTTCACCTTTTCATAAAACCCGACGGGCGCCACGCCGAGGCTGCAGCTGATCTGGTCTTCTATTTTATGGGAAGGGAGCATATTACAGGCCTTGAGGTTGAATTGTTTTTTCAGCAACAATTCCAGTCCGCGCCATTGCATCCAGACCATCGGTTTGCCTGCGCTGTGCAGGAATTTCTGGAACGCGGTTTTGCGGGGTGCGTTGAAGAAAGCTTCGGAGAAGCGCGAGAAAAGCAGGTAACGCATATTGATGAGGTTGCCGAAGTAACGCGGTACTTTCCATTGTGCTTTTCGGAACAACAGGTGGCATTCGGTGGCGTTGTCGGCCGCCAGCGTGGCCACGTCGGTAGCGGATTTGGCGAATCCCACCACGGCAACGCGTTTGTTTTTCAGTATATCCGGACCGGCCACCTGGCTGGAATGGAGGATTTTTCCTTTGAACGTATCCGCGCCGGGGAAGTCAGGGATGCTCGGGGTGCTGAAAGTGCCGGTGCACACGGCCACGAAATCGAAAGTGAGCGTATCGGTTTGTCCGGACGGAAGGTCGGTGACATCGGCCAGCCAGGCGTGGTCTTCCCGCCGCAGCCACGAGACGGCCGTGTTGAAACGGATATTGGGCAGTACGCCGAAGTGTTCCGCGTAGGCATGGAGGTATAGCTGTACCTGTTCGCCTGAGGGCCAGAGGGGATAATCCTTGGGCATGGGGAAGTCGGAGAAGGCGTATTCGTCGCGGGTGGTTTGGGTGGCTACGCCATGATAGGAGCGGCTCTTTTCCCATACGCCACCGATGGCGGCGGCCTTTTCGATGATGGTGACGCGGTATCCCGCGCGGAGAAAGGTTTTCGCAGTAGCCAGGCCGCTCAGGCCTGCGCCGATGATGCCGATGTGTTGCATAACAGTGGGGTTTAGTACCGTGAAATTAGCGGTGCGCCCGCCGGTTCCGGCGGACCGATTAATGATTGCGGCCTCCCGGTTAACCCAAAAGCGGTTCCCGTTAATTGCGC
Above is a genomic segment from Chitinophaga pollutisoli containing:
- a CDS encoding response regulator, with protein sequence MKATDQIAALKNRIRELEAAASAPHPLPTTDAPSVKVPAEFSPYFRAAEEKVKAYFSDIRMRPSEGTIEISDERYVLVRASAFSKDFLDSIMHLYADRSQIEAFGIGRDFLFDISHAIGINDAKAFHAKMNVTDPLSRLSAGPVHFAYTGWAFVDILPTSSPTPDDNYFLHYHHPFSFEADAWVRAGAKSDAPVCIMSAGYSTGWCQESFGLPLTAVEVSCRAKGDAQCTFVMSPPHKMNEHLKRLSQESGAPAASVSQADIPTFFLRKTIEEQLEKARVMAEDSSKAKSEFVANMSHELRTPLTAILGFTELLKKTRLSSRQNEYLEAICTSGSNLLSTINDIMDLSKLDAGKITVAAAPLNIPQMLHAIGLMLDPKVRSKELEYTCTISEPLAQPLLGDSMRVSQILLNIIGNAVKFTEKGSIAITCTVEADTPHSLRAVFRIRDTGIGISAAKQAAVFERFTQADTAISRKFGGSGLGLAIARELAQIMGGSISLESKPGKGTEFIVKLPFVKAASFGEQRQPEAAAAGGAGCRVLVVEDNVLNQKMTRLMLENNGYTAFGVNSGTKALAWLRKNTVDLILMDIQIPGMDGYAATRKIREELALQIPIVAITAHAFSGEKEKCLAAGMNGYLSKPFREQELLSVIAGNRPASVADLRFLREQTRYNAAFMQEMIRTFLQQAPKDIKALEKAAAAGNGEQLYKIAHTLSTSAGFFGLAEHIGAELRALQQNRTAAPAQLQKIRQVMEQAMEELRQLTPSALSSMS
- a CDS encoding LytTR family DNA-binding domain-containing protein, which translates into the protein MKCKALIVEDEILSREFLSNMVREHCPQLELAGTASTVDEAVQMIETLSPQLVFLDIEMQTGTGFDVLQRASGHKFHVIFTTAFDHYAIRAIKFSAVDYLLKPIAYDELQEAVAKALRQMESTGEDNRLDLLLKNISRPAGDDFCISLSTSEGVDFVPLSTIIRLEAKGPYTIFFLKDGRQIMVSRNLKEYENTLQEYGFFRIHNSNIINLKDVKRWVKTDGGYAIMSDGAMVAISPKKKEDFMTLMTKRMV
- a CDS encoding histidine kinase, yielding MEGLLGLKLLQARLNPHFLFNSLNSIQYFISLDDKKTSLQYIGRFSAFLRKMIQFGDETAIQLHDETELVRDYLLLEQYRFPDRFDFVIMTLGDAGLEEVPPFLTHHLVEEALYKGVLHLDRSEKGMIRIEVRPEGDSIRMEITDNGINGHFGKDMESHAAMLEERINRFNALHTRNIRLESRKAVDGSGRENTTVVTIR
- a CDS encoding NAD(P)-binding domain-containing protein encodes the protein MQHIGIIGAGLSGLATAKTFLRAGYRVTIIEKAAAIGGVWEKSRSYHGVATQTTRDEYAFSDFPMPKDYPLWPSGEQVQLYLHAYAEHFGVLPNIRFNTAVSWLRREDHAWLADVTDLPSGQTDTLTFDFVAVCTGTFSTPSIPDFPGADTFKGKILHSSQVAGPDILKNKRVAVVGFAKSATDVATLAADNATECHLLFRKAQWKVPRYFGNLINMRYLLFSRFSEAFFNAPRKTAFQKFLHSAGKPMVWMQWRGLELLLKKQFNLKACNMLPSHKIEDQISCSLGVAPVGFYEKVKSGAIRAQQTKIARIDGDTIHLANGSTIQADLLVCGTGFRQTLHFLDEQDRKHIIGEKGHFRLFRNIVHPNVPNLGFVGYNSSLFTTLTSEVAAHWLLRYAQGSLRLPAPEQIRDDMAYMDNWRKTGRPIAGEFSGTCVAPFNFMHLDQLMRDMGLRTTATRWIPYEFFKPINPKDYRILLGDSPKEIPRSRTAVRPADAIA